The region AACCAAAGAAATCTCTCCCAAATTGTATGAATCTTGGATGCAAAAACTATCCCAATTGGGAATACAATCCATACCCTTTGAATCTCCACCAACAGAAACAATCACCGGCGTGAGTTATAACTTTGTTTCCTTTCAGTTAAGTTCCACCAAATCGAAGTTTTACTATCGTTTAGAGGAACGGAAAGAACCAAATTGGAAACAGAAAAACAGTATCATAAATATTATTGAAAGGATGAAACCATGATTTTAAAACTTAATAGATTGATCTTTGGATCGTTGATTTTGTTTGCGAGTGCA is a window of Leptospira kanakyensis DNA encoding:
- a CDS encoding permease, which gives rise to MELVWEESSGAVAPEFRYGKQFRLVAEQKKVLLTRKVSRAGKQILNETKEISPKLYESWMQKLSQLGIQSIPFESPPTETITGVSYNFVSFQLSSTKSKFYYRLEERKEPNWKQKNSIINIIERMKP